A genome region from Natronosalvus rutilus includes the following:
- a CDS encoding GNAT family N-acetyltransferase produces MSPPTFISTDRIELRPPKESDVTFLQEGVNHPKVRRYISAFRTPYSEERYREELWDRDVDADPTLLAVPTTGEFAGDPVGSVALSPLIERDGYANFGVWFHPKAWGNGYALEASAHLLEYGFRELRLHRVSATAMAPNGASRRLCERLGFVHEGTAREAQFAHGDYVDVERYGLLEREWDGLDAVLEAV; encoded by the coding sequence ATGTCACCACCGACGTTCATCAGCACCGATCGGATCGAGTTACGACCGCCCAAAGAATCGGACGTTACCTTCCTCCAGGAGGGGGTGAACCACCCGAAGGTACGCCGGTACATCAGCGCCTTCAGAACGCCCTACAGCGAGGAGCGCTACCGCGAAGAACTGTGGGACCGCGACGTCGACGCCGATCCGACGCTACTCGCCGTGCCGACGACCGGCGAGTTCGCGGGCGACCCCGTCGGCTCCGTCGCGCTCTCGCCGCTGATCGAGCGCGACGGCTACGCCAACTTCGGCGTCTGGTTCCACCCGAAAGCCTGGGGGAACGGTTATGCCCTCGAGGCCAGCGCCCACCTCCTCGAGTACGGCTTCCGGGAACTTCGTCTGCACCGCGTGTCGGCGACTGCGATGGCACCGAACGGCGCCTCTCGGCGTCTGTGTGAGCGCCTCGGATTCGTCCACGAGGGGACCGCCCGCGAGGCACAGTTCGCCCACGGCGACTACGTCGACGTCGAGCGCTACGGCCTGCTCGAGCGCGAATGGGACGGACTGGACGCCGTGCTGGAAGCCGTTTGA
- a CDS encoding DUF4177 domain-containing protein, with protein MATDSDATWEYETVRPPREATMREAADPKDMLNEFGSKGWEFVDTIDYAEGGTKYLVFKRRRSGDDDD; from the coding sequence ATGGCGACGGATTCGGACGCGACGTGGGAGTACGAGACGGTCAGGCCGCCTCGAGAGGCGACCATGCGCGAAGCCGCCGATCCGAAAGACATGCTCAACGAGTTCGGTAGCAAGGGGTGGGAGTTCGTCGATACGATCGATTACGCCGAGGGCGGCACGAAGTACCTTGTCTTCAAACGACGGCGCTCCGGTGACGACGATGACTGA
- a CDS encoding dolichol kinase, with protein MADELKRRLVHASGSGLVALYLLAGALELGLTWPRFQVLMVVLALGAVVLELLRLHVGLEWWLYDKLTREYEQNQFAGYGYYMVSMTIVVLLFPEDIALPAMLMLAIGDPIAGYVSADTLTRFKDRKTLVTMFVVSTLLALPFFLETPLVAVAAALGATIADGITIRVREFVVDDNLTIPLYAAVLGSVALAIVPL; from the coding sequence ATGGCCGATGAACTCAAGCGACGGCTCGTCCACGCCAGCGGGTCGGGACTCGTCGCGCTCTATCTTCTCGCGGGCGCCCTCGAGCTTGGGCTAACGTGGCCCCGGTTTCAGGTCCTGATGGTGGTTCTCGCACTCGGTGCCGTCGTCCTCGAGCTCCTGCGCCTGCACGTGGGCCTCGAGTGGTGGCTCTACGACAAACTCACCCGCGAGTACGAGCAAAATCAGTTTGCGGGCTACGGCTACTACATGGTGAGCATGACGATCGTCGTCCTCCTCTTCCCCGAGGACATCGCCCTGCCGGCGATGTTGATGCTCGCCATCGGCGACCCAATCGCGGGCTACGTCTCCGCGGACACCCTCACGCGATTCAAGGACCGCAAGACGCTCGTCACGATGTTCGTCGTCAGCACTCTACTGGCCCTGCCGTTCTTCCTTGAGACGCCACTGGTCGCCGTCGCCGCTGCCCTCGGGGCAACGATCGCCGACGGGATCACCATCCGCGTTCGCGAGTTCGTCGTCGACGACAACCTGACGATTCCGCTGTACGCGGCCGTCCTCGGCTCCGTAGCGCTCGCGATTGTGCCACTCTGA